Genomic DNA from Telopea speciosissima isolate NSW1024214 ecotype Mountain lineage chromosome 2, Tspe_v1, whole genome shotgun sequence:
TCAGGTTTTAACTTAATATGggtcttgaaaattttcacctcTTGGTCGATGGATTAGGTTATTAATACACACATATGTTATAATATGTTCTTACTCACTTTCATAACAAAATTGATTCAGTAGTTTGATTCCATGTAGCATGAGTAAGCCGAGAAGACGGTGGACTTTAATTGATAACTTGATTAACTTATTTAACCATATTTTGAGGACCACAtgattaggattttttttccaccGTTGATCAAAACTAATAAACCTAAGTAGcgaggaagaaaaagataagtTGTTTATTCTATTACTTTTAATCTGTTAAGGCCCGTTTAGAGGTAAACATGGCCACAGTCCTGTTAAGGGCTGATTACAGTAGCTCGATTATAGCCCGAAACCAGAACTAAGCCCGACCAGGCCCAGCCCGAAGACTTAAACGGGCGGTCACGGTGCAGGCTTTAAGCACCGTGAGGCCCTGCTAGGCCTgaccgagcccgaccggttgacactcATAATTGGGGCTGTGCTGATGTTTGGAATTGATACAGTGAAAGATTGTGAACTTACTCTTCGAATTCCTGGAGAATCGAAGCCCTGGTTGAGGGACTAGTCATCGCAAGTCTCCTTTCTCTGTTGGTTCTGCAGGCtacaaagaagaagacgacTAGGCTGGGTACTTATTACTTAATTCCTTCTTTCCAGTTctacccttttcttttctgataTCCTCTTTGGTCCttactttgattttatttcttaGTTTGTCCCTTGGCCATTCGTTCTCACACCCATATTCCTTTGGTTCTTCTAAATtaaatttctacccaaaaaaaaaaagttctgcTAAGTTAAGTTACTAGAAATTACCATATTGCCAATCCTTTTAAAATTCTCATATATTTACAGAATTGTCACCCTCTTTATAAACATTgatttatttactgttttgccattcaactttggatttgagTGTTTTTCTTGGGTGGGACCTTAAGCGAATCCacatagggattccatcaacaGGGCTTCAGAAATTGGAAAAATTGCAATATGGCTTTGAAGACTTTCTTTTATTCTCAATTTCAATGGAGACTCTAATCTTAGTTCTGTTGTTGTTCCTTCAAATGACTAATCCAACTATTGCTGTACAAAATGCAATATAAACTTCTGTTATGTAGACATTGCTGCAGCCTGCAGGCTGAAGAaaacattcattttttttttctttgctttaatGCATATTTAATGTTAAAGTGCCGccatcaaccatatttggatgaagcgaaatatcaggaaatggtcTCCCAACTTTAGATCctttcagcagatttgggacacCATCTCTTTTGATATTGGGAACAAATTTTCCTTGAACTCCTCTCGTTGTATCGATACCCCAAAGAAcaagcatattgttgtttcttgggaccttcccccctccctcctaAGGGTCTAGCCTTGCTTTGCTTTCTTGCTGTATATTCCCCTCTTAGGGGCCCCCTTgttgtttttctcttctctttggtaatgaattatttattcacctaaattttttttttgaagtgttCCTAGTTAAATCCTGTGGTTGTTCCACTAACTTGAGCAATTACCTAGAGATTTAGAAAAGTTAACTTCTAGATTTATGAATTAGACTCTTTCCTTCCTATTTCCGTTGATAGACCTGCTTGGAATAGCGTATTATAGCTTTGTTTTGTAGGTGAAATGCCGGGAGATGAAGAGAGCCGACACTGTTGCTTTCCCTGTTAGAGCTTCCCATACCGATGATGGTGAATCCAATCAAGGCTCATCAGTTGGGATCAGCTATAGTATTGAAATCAAAGATACATTCCTTCCCCCATGGATTATCAGTGGAGTATGTGCGGCAATGGGTTCTGAAGGGAGAAACTTTCAGGCAAGGTACTGTAAATTCTCCTACTTTCTGGTATTGCAGAATTTGACATGTATAGATCACATCAGATAAATCTTTAGAAATTGGATAGTTTCTTCAGTTATGTAGTCACAATAACAAGGATAGATGTGGTTTAAAGATTATGGTAAACGAGGCTTGAAATCTTTCTAAAATAATTACTAGAGAGCGTGTGTCCTCATCACTTGCAACTCTTACCCAACAATCCATTGGATTCATTCTTTGTGCAGAAAGAGCCAGAAACTATAATGTGTATGGCAGCATGTTGTAACATTGGATTGTGTGATCGGATATGCTTTGACCTGTCATTTCCCAGGTGGCTCAGGATTTACTTAAGTCTGAGAAGCATTAGTATGCAGTCATATTAGTCTCCCACCTGCTTTCATTTGCAGTGGCTTATATATTGCTTTCTTGTTATTATGCAGCTTTACAACTGAACCTCTCACTATTGGCTTAAATGTTGCTCTTGAATCTGTTTCCTGCAAATCTGATCCTCAAACAGAAGGTGAAGGCTTGCTGGAATGCACCAATGCCTTTGGTGTCCCAGAAGCAGTGGTTAATCCTTGTTTGCACTCTGCCTCATTACGTGGCCTCAAGTATAGTGATGGATCTTACACTGCTTCTCTTTTACCTATATGACTTGTTCCCAGAGAGCATGTGTCAGAGATGTTATATTGAGCTGCTGTATTGGGGTAAATTTTGTTGCCTTCAATTGCTATTTCCTACATAGGATACTGTAATGGTTATTTAAATATTCTAAATGTAAAAATACAAGTTTGAGATAATAAATTGGTCATTAAACAATTGATTTCATATGATATTACCAAAGTCTGTTCTGTAAGTTGGTTATTCCTAGGGTAGAGTTAAACCATAAATTAATACCTTTCACAAAGAATAACCGAAGAAAAGTGTGAAAACATTCACATTTTGGATGTAAAACTATTATGTAAAAAAATCTTAGTTTTACATTTCGTTTCAGTGGTTATTTACACATTTCATTCATACATCGCAATATACAATATCCATTGATTATGTATATCAACTCACCTTTaccagcaaattttttttttttgtaaacacaACCTTCAATAGACCAACTATCTAAAAGTTTAGATAGGATCCAAGTTTGTCATACTAAGTCCCCAAGATTGCCCTTTTTAGGTTTTTCAATTGATTGCACTCCTATCGGCAAACTATCAGCACATATTTCATTCATACATAACAATATACAATATCCATCGATTATGCATATCAACTCATCATTTCTGTTCTTGGCAATTAAAACCTTCAAATGTTCAATTATTCTTGTTTCAATCAAGTATTCTTACATAAGAATAGACCAGCAAACTAAGTCCCCAAAATTGCCCTTTTTAGGTCTTCCAGTCGATTGCACTCTTACCAGCAAAAACTAATAAGTTTCTGTTTCAGACCCTTGGTCACAGTGACCTGTCGGTTGCTAAAAATTGTAATTCGACAGAACTGTTCTTCCTCTGTTCTGCTGGGTTTTCAGCTGGGATTTTTCACCCCTTACATTCATACTCAAACTAATAACTCATTAGCTCACTATAGTCTTCTAAACCTATCATAATTTCAAAATAATTGATTCAGATTTCTTACCTTTATGGACCCAATTCAGTTGAGCGCCTCTTCCTTCCCAACTCCTCTTCCAATCTTGAACTCATTAACTCAGTCTCCTATTTCACTACACCAGCATGTGATTTAGATTATAATTCTATTAAAAGCATACCAGCTTAATTACTTTGATAAATAAATTATGAATTAAACCAACAGCCtaccttcttccttcctctttttctcccttagtttttgaattcatcatttcagcaacttttcctttcaattctaGATTTCAGAAACAACTATCTTGCTGcaattctttcttctccttcccttccttttcttcctcttgctcaaaattccTGCAACTACTTTCAATCCCCAACTCTTTCTCCTTAGAATTTCTCAGCACAACCAGCTCCTTAtctttcctttcctctttctcttctcctcctcttttttcttcttttccttagcTCCACAACAACATAGGCAGCTCCATACTTCGAGCAACAATTCTTCAAAAGTTGCTCCTATTTccccttgtcttcttcttcttctttctttccttaatcaacctccttttcctcttcttttccttagcTTCAGAATTCCAACAACACGGTTCTCCCTCTATCTCCTTAGTTAAACTAGTCACCCACCAACTTAGGCCACCACCAGCTTCACCTAGGCAGCTTTATCAGCCACCTCCTACTCCTATTAATACACCTCCTCCTTGTTACTTGGCAGCAGCCCAAGCCTAATTCAATCCATCCTCAACCCTTGGGTTCATCTGAACCCATGGTTGGACCAATGGTTCACTTGAACCAAACCAAGTAAAATCAAACCGAATCCATtagaatttatatatatatatatatatatatattaagccaATAGTATCATTTCATTAGGAATCTTCTATTTCAACAATGTacattattattaataatattttaaacaaTGTAAAACAACTATGTAGTGTCTCATACCACTACACAGTCACAATACAGTCTCCTGAACACTCACCAAACAATAGTCTTTATCCCAAACTGGCTCCTACTGGCAATTCCTACACCACACCTGCTAGcacagaaataaaaaataatataaataatacTACGGGGCCTTACAACAGGAACCCTTCCCAGTTCCCACATAGCCACTATTTTTTTCTGCTACATGGACAACATGACGATGATTTTCCATTCAGACTGCCTCCAacaaatattatttatttgaagaTGGCATCACTTATGCGATAGATGGTTAGCATTTCTCCATCTATCGCGAAAAAACATGTATCTTAAAATTTAATGATCAACTTCCATAGCTTTTCAGAACTTTATATGATAAAGTGGAGGAGAAGTGTTGTGTTCTATTCGAATAGATTGAATGGTAGACTTTCTTAACTTTATATGATAAAGTGGAGGGGAAGTGTTGTGTTCTATTCGAATAGATTGAATGGTAGACTTTGTATTTATAAGAATCTAACAATGAGAAAACAAAGAATCCTTATATTTGGATGAATTATACTGATTCTCTCTCAGAAAACTACCTTCAATTTATCTATATCCCAATAATTGTTTGCTTCAACCAGAAGATGTTGCATATCCAAATGATTATTCTCATAGCATTTAAGCATAGTAAGAGGGGGTCCATTTGTTAGGGAGCAGACATGGATCATACTATTTTATCAACATAGAAAGAGGGATTGCGGTTATCTTGAGTCTCACAAATGCAAACCCTCCACGCGATCTTAACCCTTTCATGAACAATTCTTCCCACAACCTTATCTTTTTGTTCCCGTCAAGTAAGCCACCACCAACCACTAGGATTTTCACAAAACCTTAGTGCTATACCTCACACACacaagggagagggagagaggaggtTGATGGAGAGGGATGGGAGAGAGAACCTATGGAATCAAATTTCTTAGGAAAGAGAGTAGTACACATTTGACTTGATTCATCAATTTCTCTCAGAATACTTCTCCAAAACTcttttaggctatgtttggatatcaagattagaaaagaaaagaaaaaattcataaaattttcaatttgacagagagagacacataaatcaaCCATTGTGTTATCATgatttttatcttattatgttttttttttttttgtcttttcttggcatccaaacatagctttAGAGAATGTTAGTGATATGAATTTCCATCTTGGAGTTAATCACCAATCAATCCCTAAATCATACCTTATGGATCAAATACATTATGGTACAGCTTAGGTGTAATTTGAATTCCAAATTCAAAAGGTGTAAAGAAAAGATTCTCATCCACATCATCTTCTCAATCAATGGAAAGGCATGATGTAGAGTGTGTCCAATTACATGTCCTTACAAATAGTTTTTGTGATTTTGTTACAAAATTAGAATTCCATGCATGGATTTAGGTATTAGtaatgtatcattttttttttgggtagaaagtaATGTATCGATTAATATTTATTGATATCGACAGATACCGATACCTATATATGGTTCAGTGGTGTCAGTATCGTCGGAGGTTAAAATGGTCCAACAATTAGTAATATCAGTACTGTTGGGGGTAAAACGATCCAAACCAACCTGATATTGCTGATCCGTCTCATACGGCCATATATCAAAACCTTGGCTCCATGTGTTATGAATCATTTAACATTTCTAATAACTTATCAGGGAGAACTCAAATATGCCTAATGAAGTATAAATCATTACCTCTCCCACAAAAAAGTACTCTGAAGGGGCTTTCTCTCAATTTGCATAATAAAGCATTCTACAAAATCAAAGATCCCTATTTTCTTGTTGGATATGGCATCCAATAGGGATCATTCTCTCAGTTCAACAAACAAGGGTTACtgaatatgataagaaatttaagtagtttatataaTCGTATGTTGGATAATGATTACCAAAGTTCCCTTTTTACGTTTAagaattttcacttcccttccctttaatttcccttgcaacaaAATGCAGCCTTTGTGACGCTGCTTTGAGGTGCTGTTGATTTACTCGTTCACTTTGCCTTGTGAGTCTTAATTTCTCTAAGCTGTAGCCAACTACCAATGTGCAAGAATCCTTGGCTCGTTTTAGTACTAGTCATCACAAATGAAGACATTAACCATATGTTTGGTGGCTAGGTAGAAAGCTCTGGTCAAATTTGGCAAACCCAAAACCATATAATCAGTTCTTATTATTGGAGAGATGGCCAATCTCGGCTGGTTTATTTGGAAGGCAAGAAACAATGTCATCTTCAAACAAAACAAGTTGGATTCATTCTTCAATTGCAAATAGAGTTTCTGAAGGCTATTGCTAGTCAAGCAAAAGAAATTACTTCTGGGACTTAATTCAATGAatgatttttctctctcaaagcAACTGTCCAACCTCAAATGGTGTAAATATTTTCTGAGACGGCTCCGGGATCAAGCATTTGACAAAGCTAGTGTAGGTGCTGTCATCAGGCAAGATAATGGTTTTTAAATTGTTGGGAAAGCCAGGAAATGCCAATGTTGATCTACCCCACAATTGGAGGAAGTCATCCGTGATGACTGTAGAAAAACAAGAACCTAAAACATtgtagaaaagaaaggaaatcgcaaacaacaaTCATACAGTTGCACacaaagatttatgtggttcggcaaAATTGcttacgtccacggtgagatgagatctgtttcactataaatggagaatagggttacagctGCTCATCCTCACACCTATCTCAGATTGcatacagagaaagaaccctaGCTACAAATATATAACGAAACCCTATATAGgtattttaccaaaatacccttaggcCCTATGGCTTCTTAACGGCCCTTTGGAATCAGCCCACTTATGCAAGCcacggaatacaagacatcgcaCCCCCACAATGACCCCTAACAATGATGTGCTGCTTGCTTTGAGCTTAAACTCCCACAGAGCCTGTTGTTCTGTTGACTGAATTGACTGCAAATCACTGGAATGCTTTTGTTTCTGGACTGTCCCCTCCAATGATTTCATCGGTGTATACACATGCCGCtctccagaccctgcagtagcgagagcctcgtgcactcAGTACGCCCTTTTTGGTCATGTCTGAGACTAGTATGTCTGAATGATCAGCTGCAATTCCTTTCATTTGTCTTGTGTATCTAACTGTGTGCCTGTTTACAGGCCAGAAGTGCTTTGGGTTTTGACATTATCTATACTTGGTTAACATCCTATtattccttcctttccttttctcacTTCAGTTAAGAGGGTAAGGAGTTCTTTGTGCTCAAATCATTATTTGAATTtggtcctccccccccccctttcccacctccaaaatagaagatgaagaatTTCTGTATCTTGTTAGAGAGATAACTATGTATCATTTCAAGTTCATGTTTTTCACCAGTAATCCTTACAAGAACAGGCACCTCCTTGGAAATGATGGAACCGGTTCCGATCCCTTACAATTAACTCGCGcccaaagaccttggaaacAAGCTTGGTTACTGTATGACAATCCTCACATACTCTTAGGTTCTTGACAATCCGGATAGTTGTCTGAGCATCAGTTTTCATCATGCCAAATGCTATTGCAAGCTTCTCACTGTGCCTGTACAGAGcactctccttctcctcctcatcTATGTCAAACAGTACATCTATGGTATTCCCTGCGTATCCCACCAATCTTATTCTCCTGACAATTTCTTCCCACATTGCCTCTATTTTCTCAATCTCTATGTGTGATTTATCTCCAATAGTGAAGCAGTGAACAGTCCCACCTATTTCAATCAAGCTATAACCAGGTGGCTTCTTAACTCCTCTGTCTTTCATCATTTTCCTTAATCGCGTGACATTGTCCCACTTATTTGCACGAGCATAAATGTTGGAAAGAAGCACGTAGTACCCGCTATGGCCTGGCTGCAACTGAATCAGAATCTTTCCCACTCTTTCTCCAATATCTACATTTCTGTGAATGCGACAAGCTGCAAGCAATGCCCCCCAAATTGGTGGGTTAGGTTGCACAGGCATTTTAAGTATGAATCTTTCAGCTTCTTCTAACTTCCCAGCTCTGCCTagaagatcaaccatgcagCCATAGTGTTCCAACCTAGGCTCAAGCCCATAGTCTCTTTTCATGCTCTCAAAAATTTGGAAACCTTTCTCTACCAACCCCCCATGGCTGCAAGCTGACAGAACTGCAGTGAAGGTGATGTCCTTTGGTTTCAGATCCGTCTTAACCATCTCTGAGAAATATTGGAGTGACCTCTCAGCATGGCCGTGCATAGCCAGCCCTGCAATTATAGCCGTCCAACTCACTGTGTCCCTTTCTGGAAGTTGTTCAAAAACCCAGATGGCTTTCTGAATACTTCCACACCTCCCGTACATATCAACAAGAGCAGTTCCAAGGGTTAAAGTCACCGTGAGGTTATTCCTCACCACATATTCATGGGCTCTTTCTCCTTGTTCCAAGGCACCCATATGGGCACATGAAGATATCACACTAACCATAACTGTTTCGTTGGCTCTTACACCTTCGGATTTCATGACATGGAACAGCTCAATTGCCTTGTCAAAATGATTGTTTCGGGCATACCCATTGATCATTATGCTCCAGCTGAACAAGTTCCTCTCTGGCATCTTATCGAACAACTTGCGTGCTGATTTGATATCCCCACATTTGCTGTACCCTGCAACCATACAGGTCCAGGAAACTACATCCAAATGAGATATTCTATGGAAGATTTGGCTTGCTGCCTTTATATCACCGCATGTTGCATACATGTGGACCAGAGTATTCTGCACATACACATCAAATTCGAATCCGTGCCTGATGATCTGACCATGGGCTTGTGTACCCACTTGCAGATTATCAAATTGGGTGCAGGATTTAACCAAAAAAGGGAAGGTCAGATTGTCTGGAAGAAGGCCTGCCCGTTGGAGCTCGTTGTACATTAGGAGGGCTTGCTCTGGATTTTTGCTGCTTGAATATGCCCTTATCATTGAATTGTAGATGAAGAGATTGGGGTTATGAATATGGGAGAAGAGTCGTTGGGCGTAATCCAGTAAGCTTGTTCCGTGGGTGGTATTTGTGCAGAAGGCTATCAAACGACTGGCTACGAATATGTCTGCAATGATATGGGTTCTGATCAAGTGGGCATGTATCTCTTTCAGGTGAGAAAGGTTGGAGCAGATTTCCACTAATAGGAGCTTTGGGTCTTTTAATTCAAGAGTCCTGACCAGTGAGCTGCTactgcttctgcttctgctaACACAACCATTCATAGTTAGAAATATGTAATGGTTTGGGACATCTtcagaaaaaactaaaaatgtgatttaaaccagagcgggaatttttcttggaaaaattacaagattaccTATAAATGCGTTTCGGTTTACCAAATTCGCCATccaattaagggtgtcaaaatggaaccgaaCCAGAATCAACCGTTTAAGATTGAACCGAAACCCACCACAGAAAAATGATCCGATTTTGATTTAATAGGTTcttttcttggttcagtttcgAATTGCACCGCAAAACTGAGTGGTTCTAAACCATATAGAAAATGGTGCCTCTTACTTGAATACTAGTCCATGCATCAATTGAATTTAgtaataacataataattaatttaataaataactattattgtatcatacttgaaacataaaattagTAAAATGAATTGtattaactatatattatatttgttcaagtatgaattgaaaatgatgttaaaatggattaacataACCCTACTTTCTAATAGAAGAATTGCTTGTTTATCAtgtgagagtggagaagaaaaaaaaatggaataacaAAGAAtagggaaggaagagaaggacaGGCAAAGATGGGagggtatttttttggtttttttatttttttatttttttttaacacgtaggcatgggaaatatgatgagtgagggagatcgggagagaatggggaaacacAGGAATAAAAGGCCTTGAACCGAGATTTTCTTCATTACTGTTTCCCTAAAACAGCACACACAAACCACATATAAACTGGTTGTGAATTGGAtaacaaaaattgaataaaaactGGTAAAATCGGACTGTATGCAAAACGATTCTGATATTGGCTGATTCCTATCCGGTTAagttttgatttcaccttatcaaaaaGTAAAATGTACCACAACCAAAACGAATAATTAGAACCGcatcgattgacacccttacatctAATCTTTGATTTAATTAAAATGCCTAAAATAAAGAACggaattactttttttttttttttagtaaaagcACTTTATTTAAGGATAATGTGAAAGCTCATGGCTGGTGATTACAGAAATCAAGAAGCCATGGATCAAAAATGGGCTACACCAACGGACATATCACCGATAGGGCCCTCCTTGCCAGGGAGTCATGCAACctgttaatctcccttggaaTAAAGTTGAAAATATATGTTTCAAAATAGGATAAAAGGTGAACACTATCCTCTAGAATGGCTCTCAACTTGAGTGGAGAATAGGCGATTCCTTTCTGTAGATAGGAGATGACATCCTTGTTGTCCGGTTCAAGAATTACTCTTTCAAATCCCTCTGAGATTGCTTTCGACAATTGATGAACGAATACTTAAAGCTTCATCAGTTGCAGCTTCATAAAAAATTGCAGGGATCTACACAACATGTAGAGGTTGGCCATGACAATCTCGACAATTATTCCAAGTCACCATTAATTGTGTTAGAAGGCAGACTTGCATCACAATTGATCTTCACCATGCCTGCAGATGGGGCTATCCAACCCGAAGTAGTTGGTGATGATATGGATTGAGCAACCGGCTATAAACAAGGAACATATTGGGCACTTTGAAATTCTAGGAAAGCCGAAAGATAAACTTGTATAACCTACTTTGGTGTCTAGTCACAACAccctgtagacacctcattttgtcactcCCCCTGGAGGCTTCTCGTGAGGATGATGAGCATCTTCCAGGCGTGGAGTCGATGTATTTGTAGATGTAGTGCAAGTGTGCATTTTTCGACTTCATCACAGATCGTTCACACTTGATATCCTTTAGaggaaaaaccctgaaaatccCTATTGGAGCCAAAACAGAGCCACAGAGCAttccaaaccaccccctggaaaggctagccccATCCTAGACTTCTTTAGAACCAGCCTGGCCCAACACAGAACCAGCCCAGACAGCCCTAAAAGCCCTACAACACCCATACTCTGAACCGACATCGAAAGGCCTCGAGTCGATATCGACCTTACCTTCCATCGACATAGACCCCACTCTCTTGAATGTCGAACAAAACTTGTTCAAATCTTTCATTGACACTCGACTATTCACACCGACATCCAAAAAAATACTTCCATTGATGTCGACAACTGTTCATCGACAACAACTCGATGTCGACCTACCCCCCCCTCGATGTCAACTTTACCTCACTTCAATATTGATCCTGTGCAAATCCAGGACACCAAATCTAGTCATGTATAGCTCTGATTCACTTCCTTTCATGCCCAAGCTTATACTTGGCAACTTGGATGCGAATTTTGGTTTCCTTAAGCCCCAAGAAACTCCTCTTCTGGCAATAAATAACTTGCTCACACCTCATTGGCCATAACCTTGACCAAACACTCACCATCGATGTATAGACAACCATTTCAATGTTTCACCAATGATTTGGATCAAACCTAAGATCTAAgcatgaatttgggagtgcacacacctcTCTACAAATATAAATACACCCCATCTCATGTGGAGGAGGATCCTTGGACAATTTTCTTAGTCTGTACATGAGCCTAAGACTTATAGTGCTTAGTATACAGCTTATAAACATTTTTATTTGGTGGTTTTTGAGTATTACGATGAAGTGCTATCCAAGGGAGGATCAGAGCAGCCCGAACTATTGGTGACATCATCTCCGAAAATCTCTCCCCTAGGtcacaaaagggaaacctccacctTCACTCGAGTTCATGTCTTCTAATTAGGTAAACATCCCTTCCCTTCACTTATGATTCGCCGGGTTAAATGCTTTCTTTTCCAAATTCATTTTGTATCTTTTAAAGATGTGTGATCCCATTTGCTAAATGGTGATCACACATATTCGtgttgtcttttatttttcatgtgtttTATAGTTCGTTTAAGATCCCCGTCCCCTGTAGACTAAGACTTACTTTATTTTCCCTTGTCGTATGTACTTGTTGTACTCTTCATGTGATTGTATGTCGCATATCTCTTGGCAATATGCACACTTTTCTTAGGACTTGCATTTCTCTCTTATCATGATACTTTGGGGCTGGATTATGCATTACTCACATGTTTATTTGTTCATGTTTCATATGCCATATTATAATACTTCTCCTTGTTCATTACCCATATCACATGATTATCATAtgtttagcttttttttttcatctttgtttttttactttcatgtaTACTAACTCCTACCATGCAATGAAGATTCCAGGTATGTTTCCTCACCTTTCCTTGTATTTTAGACTTTATCTTCCTTGTACTTTATATTAACTTCTCACCCGGAAGCATGTTATATCATTATCCAGTCAAGTAATAGAAAGACTGGTTTGATTGGGCGAACTGAGGTGCTTAATACCTTTCCCGGATGCTAACATTACTCGTACCCAGACCTATGGACTAATAAATCCCTAATGGGGCATTGCGTGAGAGTTATTTACTTTTTGGGTCCTAGACTCTcctctaggtggcaactcctaCAATACAATCTcaactctctctttccctcAAAGCGGGATGGAGGACATGTGGTGGTGTCGACTCCAGATAGGTTCACTGTCAAACAAAACCATCTCATAGTCGACTCACAATCGACATTTAGAAAAATTGTATTGATGTCGACAACACTACTCGTTGAAGTTGACAAACCCGTGTTCACTGTTGATCGATAGCATGTTGATGTCGACTGTTGTCATTCCACAACCAAGATAATTTCACAAACCATACCCTGTTCACACTCATACAACATATTCCAATCATTCTATACATTCAATTGATAAAAAATCCCAAGGTTAGATTAAATATCattgattcaaaattttcaaataatattTACAAGTCAGTCAACACTGCACTAGTAGATTCCTGCCGTTTCAACACCACAACCTACACTCTAGGGTCATGATGGACCAAACCATACCTTGTTTACACTCATACAACACATTCCAATCATTTTATACATTCAATTGATAAAAAAATCTCAAGGTTAGTTTAAATATCATTGATTCAAAATTTCCAAATAATATTTACAAGGCCAAGTGGCCTAAGACTGTTAACTAATCCACGAggg
This window encodes:
- the LOC122649901 gene encoding pentatricopeptide repeat-containing protein At5g06540, whose translation is MNGCVSRSRSSSSSLVRTLELKDPKLLLVEICSNLSHLKEIHAHLIRTHIIADIFVASRLIAFCTNTTHGTSLLDYAQRLFSHIHNPNLFIYNSMIRAYSSSKNPEQALLMYNELQRAGLLPDNLTFPFLVKSCTQFDNLQVGTQAHGQIIRHGFEFDVYVQNTLVHMYATCGDIKAASQIFHRISHLDVVSWTCMVAGYSKCGDIKSARKLFDKMPERNLFSWSIMINGYARNNHFDKAIELFHVMKSEGVRANETVMVSVISSCAHMGALEQGERAHEYVVRNNLTVTLTLGTALVDMYGRCGSIQKAIWVFEQLPERDTVSWTAIIAGLAMHGHAERSLQYFSEMVKTDLKPKDITFTAVLSACSHGGLVEKGFQIFESMKRDYGLEPRLEHYGCMVDLLGRAGKLEEAERFILKMPVQPNPPIWGALLAACRIHRNVDIGERVGKILIQLQPGHSGYYVLLSNIYARANKWDNVTRLRKMMKDRGVKKPPGYSLIEIGGTVHCFTIGDKSHIEIEKIEAMWEEIVRRIRLVGYAGNTIDVLFDIDEEEKESALYRHSEKLAIAFGMMKTDAQTTIRIVKNLRVCEDCHTVTKLVSKVFGRELIVRDRNRFHHFQGGACSCKDYW